In Synechococcus sp. UW69, the sequence AAGCACTAAAACTAGAGGTGGAGATATTTGGTTCAATCAAAATTTTTCTGAAAGTAATTTCTCTGGCGGCCTTGTGGAACGAGATGGACTAGCTGCCAATGGGGAGACCCCAACTGCTAATTCAGTAATGGTTCATGAAATACTTCACTCTCTAGGGTTAGAGCATCCTGATAATCCCAATTACCCTATACCCGATACCGTCCGCAATTGGGAACATACCGTACTATCTGATGAATACTCTCACGATGCAAGTTTTCTGTTGAATGGGCGTGAATATGGTGTCAGTTCAACCCCAATGCCATGGGATATTTCTGGATTGCAGCATCTCTATGGCGCAAACCAAACGACCAATTCTGGCGATACTATTTATACGTTTGATAGCTCAACACCTTTTTATAAAACAATTTGGGATGCAAGCGGGGATGACACCTTTGATTTTCAAAATTTCGATGATGGCCTATCTGTGTATATCAAGGGAGGGGAGTTGTCGACATTGTCATTTGATGTAGCTGATTCTAGGTGGTCAAACAAGCAGCACGGAAATCTCGGGGTAGCATTTGGATGCAGGATAGAAAATGTATTTCTTGGCTCAGGAGACGATTATGCAAAAGGGAATGATTATTCAAATGTTCTTAAAGGTGGTGAGGGAGAGGATACTTTGAAAGGATCCGGAGGCAAAGACCTCCTCTATGGAGGCTCGGGAAATGATGACCTAAGAGGCAGTACGCACGGTGACACAATCTTTGGTGAAAGT encodes:
- a CDS encoding matrixin family metalloprotease, with protein sequence MTCHDYIQRKCLAVLTQNNQTPYRSQQSLVDVQWGEALHKNALLNTGLRSELPVRWSGDEQYETAGKTTITFSFIGKTSILGYGDDVNEIIKPTHDFSQKQKNDIRKIFDNLESFVNIKFQEVTDSTTVGTIRIGFNTITDEQGNFRPGIYATADPPSTKTRGGDIWFNQNFSESNFSGGLVERDGLAANGETPTANSVMVHEILHSLGLEHPDNPNYPIPDTVRNWEHTVLSDEYSHDASFLLNGREYGVSSTPMPWDISGLQHLYGANQTTNSGDTIYTFDSSTPFYKTIWDASGDDTFDFQNFDDGLSVYIKGGELSTLSFDVADSRWSNKQHGNLGVAFGCRIENVFLGSGDDYAKGNDYSNVLKGGEGEDTLKGSGGKDLLYGGSGNDDLRGSTHGDTIFGES